A stretch of Dama dama isolate Ldn47 chromosome 22, ASM3311817v1, whole genome shotgun sequence DNA encodes these proteins:
- the KIAA0930 gene encoding uncharacterized protein KIAA0930 homolog isoform X1: protein MLRAIAEERGRVSLRREVCGLGCFKDDRIVFWTWMFSTYFMEKWAPRQDDMLFYVRRKLAFAGSEGALDGRKLVEAEPEVEVEVYRRDSKKLPGLGDPDIDWEESVCLNLILQKLDYMVTCAVCTRADGGDIHIHRKRSQQVFASPSKHPMDSKGEESKISYPNIFFMIDSFEEVFSDMTVGEGEMVCVELVASDKTNTFQGVIFQGSIRYEALKKVYDNRVSVAARMAQKMSFGFYKYSNMEFVRMKGPQGKGHAEMAVSRVSTGDTSPCGTEEDSSPASPMHERVTSFSTPPTPERNNRPAFFSPSLKRKGPRNRIAEMKKSHSANDSEEFFREDDGGADLHNATNLRSRSLSGTGRSLVGSWLKLNRADGNFLLYAHLTYVTLPLHRILTDILEVRQKPILMT from the exons GGTGTTTCAAGGACGACCGCATCGTCTTCTGGACCTGGATGTTCTCCACCTACTTCATGGAGAAGTGGGCCCCGCGCCAGGACGACATGCTCTTCTACGTGCGCCGGAAGCTGGCGTTCGCGGGCAGCGAGGGCGCCCTGGACGGGCGGAAG CTGGTGGAGGCCGAGCCGGAGGTAGAGGTGGAGGTGTACCGGCGGGACTCCAAGAAGCTCCCGGGCCTCGGAGACCCCGACATCGACTGGGAGGAGAGCGTCTGCCTGAACCTCATCCTGCAGAAG CTGGACTACATGGTGACCTGTGCTGTGTGCACGCGGGCCGACGGCGGCGACATCCACATCCACAGGAAGAGGTCCCAG CAAGTGTTTGCGTCCCCCAGTAAgcaccccatggacagcaaaggGGAGGAATCCAAGATCAGCTACCCCAACATCTTCTTCATGATCGACAGCTTCGAGGAG gtGTTCAGTGACATGACcgtgggggaaggggagatggTCTGCGTGGAGCTGGTGGCCAGTGACAAGACCAACACGTTCCAGGGGGTCATCTTCCAGGGCTCCATCCGCTACGAGGCGCTCAAAAAGGTGTACGACAACCGC GTGAGCGTGGCAGCCCGCATGGCCCAGAAGATGTCGTTCGGCTTCTACAAGTACAGCAACATGGAGTTTGTGCGCATGAAGGGGCCCCAGGGCAAGGGCCACGCCGAGATGGCGGTCAGCCGTGTGTCCACTGGTGACACGTCCCCCTGTGGGACGGAAGAGGACTCTAGCCCGGCCTCGCCCATGCATGAGCGG GTGACCTCCTTcagcacaccccccacccccgagcgGAACAACCGGCCTGCCTTCTTCTCCCCATCCCTCAAGAGGAAGGGGCCCCGGAACCGGATCGCGGAGATGAAGAAGTCTCACTCGGCCAACGACAGCGAGGAGTTCTTCCGGGAGGACGACGGGGGAG CCGACCTGCACAATGCCACCAACCTGAGGTCTCGCTCCCTGTCGGGCACGGGGCGCTCCCTGGTCGGGTCCTGGCTGAAGCTGAACAGAGCAGACGGGAACTTCCTTCTCTATGCACACCTAACCTACGTCACTTTGCCGCTGCATCGGATTTTAACAG ACATCCTGGAAGTTCGGCAGAAGCCCATCCTGATGACCTAG
- the KIAA0930 gene encoding uncharacterized protein KIAA0930 homolog isoform X2, which produces MSLATVPWRRHVQRLGGLAGISSLLVEAEPEVEVEVYRRDSKKLPGLGDPDIDWEESVCLNLILQKLDYMVTCAVCTRADGGDIHIHRKRSQQVFASPSKHPMDSKGEESKISYPNIFFMIDSFEEVFSDMTVGEGEMVCVELVASDKTNTFQGVIFQGSIRYEALKKVYDNRVSVAARMAQKMSFGFYKYSNMEFVRMKGPQGKGHAEMAVSRVSTGDTSPCGTEEDSSPASPMHERVTSFSTPPTPERNNRPAFFSPSLKRKGPRNRIAEMKKSHSANDSEEFFREDDGGADLHNATNLRSRSLSGTGRSLVGSWLKLNRADGNFLLYAHLTYVTLPLHRILTDILEVRQKPILMT; this is translated from the exons ATGAGTCTCGCTACAGTGCCTTGGAGGAGACATGTCCAGAGGCTGGGTGGTCTGGCTGGCATCTCATCCTTA CTGGTGGAGGCCGAGCCGGAGGTAGAGGTGGAGGTGTACCGGCGGGACTCCAAGAAGCTCCCGGGCCTCGGAGACCCCGACATCGACTGGGAGGAGAGCGTCTGCCTGAACCTCATCCTGCAGAAG CTGGACTACATGGTGACCTGTGCTGTGTGCACGCGGGCCGACGGCGGCGACATCCACATCCACAGGAAGAGGTCCCAG CAAGTGTTTGCGTCCCCCAGTAAgcaccccatggacagcaaaggGGAGGAATCCAAGATCAGCTACCCCAACATCTTCTTCATGATCGACAGCTTCGAGGAG gtGTTCAGTGACATGACcgtgggggaaggggagatggTCTGCGTGGAGCTGGTGGCCAGTGACAAGACCAACACGTTCCAGGGGGTCATCTTCCAGGGCTCCATCCGCTACGAGGCGCTCAAAAAGGTGTACGACAACCGC GTGAGCGTGGCAGCCCGCATGGCCCAGAAGATGTCGTTCGGCTTCTACAAGTACAGCAACATGGAGTTTGTGCGCATGAAGGGGCCCCAGGGCAAGGGCCACGCCGAGATGGCGGTCAGCCGTGTGTCCACTGGTGACACGTCCCCCTGTGGGACGGAAGAGGACTCTAGCCCGGCCTCGCCCATGCATGAGCGG GTGACCTCCTTcagcacaccccccacccccgagcgGAACAACCGGCCTGCCTTCTTCTCCCCATCCCTCAAGAGGAAGGGGCCCCGGAACCGGATCGCGGAGATGAAGAAGTCTCACTCGGCCAACGACAGCGAGGAGTTCTTCCGGGAGGACGACGGGGGAG CCGACCTGCACAATGCCACCAACCTGAGGTCTCGCTCCCTGTCGGGCACGGGGCGCTCCCTGGTCGGGTCCTGGCTGAAGCTGAACAGAGCAGACGGGAACTTCCTTCTCTATGCACACCTAACCTACGTCACTTTGCCGCTGCATCGGATTTTAACAG ACATCCTGGAAGTTCGGCAGAAGCCCATCCTGATGACCTAG